One Hyphomicrobium sp. CS1GBMeth3 DNA window includes the following coding sequences:
- a CDS encoding BolA family protein: MSAEERLREKLMVALEPTRLDIVNESELHAGHRNSPGTGESHFRVLIVSPRFTGVSRVGRHRMVNDIIAEELKGGIHALALSTYAPGEPLR, translated from the coding sequence ATGTCGGCAGAAGAGCGTCTACGTGAAAAGCTCATGGTGGCGCTCGAGCCAACGCGGCTCGACATCGTCAACGAAAGCGAGTTGCATGCGGGACATCGCAACTCGCCTGGCACGGGCGAAAGTCATTTCCGTGTTCTCATCGTGTCGCCAAGGTTCACCGGCGTGTCACGCGTCGGTCGGCACCGCATGGTGAACGACATCATCGCCGAGGAGCTCAAGGGTGGCATTCACGCGCTTGCCCTTTCCACTTACGCGCCAGGCGAGCCTTTGCGCTAG
- a CDS encoding DnaJ domain-containing protein, translating into MKLNSKYFDSIRVGSKRQAADDADRKHPACQWKGCGRPAPHRAPKGRGRDGEYFAFCIDHVRAYNAAYNYFDGMSDAEVTDFQKDAMTGHRPTWKVGANSWAHGTGQRMSRGAADTGFRAHDPHDLFAERARQAREEPADARRRQLKPLEKKSLDALHLPETASKDEIKSRFKELVKRHHPDANGGDTRSADTLREIIQAYNYLKKAGLV; encoded by the coding sequence ATGAAGCTCAATTCCAAATACTTCGATTCGATCCGCGTCGGTTCGAAGCGTCAGGCGGCTGACGACGCCGACCGCAAGCACCCGGCTTGCCAGTGGAAGGGCTGCGGCCGTCCGGCGCCACATCGCGCGCCAAAAGGGCGCGGCCGCGACGGGGAGTATTTCGCGTTCTGCATCGATCACGTGCGTGCCTATAACGCCGCTTACAACTATTTCGACGGCATGAGCGACGCCGAGGTCACCGACTTCCAGAAGGATGCCATGACCGGCCACCGCCCGACCTGGAAGGTCGGCGCGAACTCATGGGCGCATGGCACCGGCCAGCGCATGTCGCGGGGCGCGGCGGACACAGGTTTTCGGGCCCACGACCCCCACGACCTGTTCGCTGAACGGGCGCGCCAAGCCCGCGAAGAGCCGGCGGACGCGCGCCGGCGCCAGCTGAAGCCGCTCGAGAAGAAATCGCTGGACGCCCTGCACCTGCCGGAGACCGCATCGAAGGACGAAATCAAGTCTCGCTTCAAGGAGTTGGTCAAACGGCACCACCCCGACGCGAACGGCGGCGATACGCGCTCGGCGGACACGTTGCGAGAAATAATCCAAGCCTATAACTATCTTAAGAAGGCGGGCCTCGTCTGA
- the cobS gene encoding cobaltochelatase subunit CobS, with product MRAQTSTATTTSPTPGLPDMKLSVRQVFGIDTDLEVPAYSKADEHVPDLDPDYLFNREVTLAILAGFKFNRRVMIQGYHGTGKSTHIEQVAARLNWPCIRVNLDSHVSRIDLVGKDAIVLKDGKQVTEFREGILPYALQSNTALVFDEYDAGRPDVMFVIQRVLEVSGKLTLLDQSKVIRPHPAFRLFATTNTIGLGDTSGLYHGTQQINQGQMDRWSVVATLNYLPHDDEARIVLSKVKGWNKSDAKRKIVSSMVRVADLTRQSFINGDLSTVMSPRTVMTWAENAEIFNDVGFAFRVTFLNKCDELERPLVAEFYQRAFGEELPESAANVALG from the coding sequence ATGCGCGCGCAAACATCCACGGCTACGACGACCTCTCCGACGCCCGGCCTTCCGGACATGAAGCTTTCGGTCCGCCAGGTGTTCGGGATCGATACCGACCTTGAGGTGCCGGCCTACTCGAAAGCGGACGAGCACGTCCCCGACCTTGATCCGGATTATCTCTTCAATCGCGAGGTGACGCTCGCAATCCTGGCGGGCTTCAAGTTCAACCGTCGCGTGATGATCCAGGGCTACCACGGCACCGGCAAGTCGACCCACATCGAGCAGGTCGCTGCCCGCCTCAACTGGCCGTGCATCCGCGTCAACCTCGACAGCCACGTCTCGCGCATCGATCTCGTCGGCAAGGACGCGATCGTGCTGAAGGACGGCAAGCAGGTGACGGAGTTCCGCGAGGGCATTCTACCCTACGCGCTGCAGAGCAATACCGCACTTGTGTTCGACGAATATGACGCCGGCCGGCCCGACGTCATGTTCGTGATCCAGCGCGTGCTCGAGGTCTCGGGCAAACTGACGCTGCTCGATCAGTCGAAGGTGATCCGCCCGCATCCGGCATTCCGCCTGTTCGCGACCACGAACACGATCGGCCTCGGCGATACGTCCGGCCTCTATCACGGCACGCAGCAGATCAACCAGGGCCAGATGGACCGCTGGTCGGTCGTCGCCACGTTGAACTATCTGCCGCACGACGACGAGGCACGCATCGTGCTGTCGAAGGTCAAGGGCTGGAACAAGTCGGATGCCAAGCGCAAGATCGTCTCGTCCATGGTCCGCGTTGCGGATCTGACGCGCCAGTCGTTCATCAACGGCGACCTGTCGACGGTGATGAGCCCGCGCACCGTCATGACCTGGGCCGAGAACGCCGAGATCTTCAACGACGTCGGCTTCGCCTTCCGTGTCACCTTCCTGAACAAATGCGACGAGCTGGAGCGGCCGCTGGTCGCCGAGTTCTACCAGCGCGCCTTCGGCGAGGAGTTGCCTGAGAGCGCCGCCAACGTTGCCCTCGGCTGA
- the cobT gene encoding cobaltochelatase subunit CobT: MTQNSKRRETPSEPLKRVLGLTVRAIAGDPEVEVTYGPTKPALEGKHVRLVEPSRVPSRAEVAVLRGWADSLALTAACHDDAVHRRLAPAAGAAREVFEAMERARVEAVGANRMSGMADNLAAKCEDEFGQGRFENISDRNEAPLGSALGLLVRERLTGRAPPEGARALVDLWRPHIEERAEGVFHRMKGVAEDQESFGRLVRDILKALDLAEDLAEGQSEETEEQTSEEQPDAGEAEAESEDQGGEGAEEEREQERSEGEAGESEQPMEQPQSDDFDADADEPDGLETSEPWRPNVSVLDNPEPFGYKVYTRAYDEEVAAEEISNPEELERLRTFLDKELKSLASIVARLANRLQRRLLAQQNRAWDFDLEEGALDVARLTRIVTDPMHPLSFKRERDTDFRDTVVTLLLDNSGSMRGRPIMVAACCADILARTLERCGVKVEILGFTTRAWKGGQSREDWLAAGKPSTPGRLNDLRHIIYKTADAPWRRAKRSLALMMREGLLKENIDGEALAWAYQRLMARSEQRRILMMISDGAPVDDSTLSVNSGSYLEQHLRKVIEEIETRSPVELIAIGIGHDVTRYYARAVTISDPSELAGAMTDKLVELFEETPKGMPTRAPGRGRLRRAS; the protein is encoded by the coding sequence ATGACGCAGAATTCGAAACGCCGTGAGACCCCGTCCGAGCCGCTGAAGCGCGTGCTGGGCCTGACCGTGCGCGCCATCGCCGGCGATCCGGAGGTCGAGGTCACCTACGGTCCGACCAAACCCGCGCTCGAAGGCAAGCACGTGCGCCTCGTCGAGCCATCGCGCGTGCCGTCGCGTGCCGAGGTTGCCGTCCTGCGCGGCTGGGCCGACAGCTTGGCACTGACCGCTGCCTGCCACGACGACGCCGTGCATCGCCGCCTCGCCCCTGCCGCTGGCGCCGCGCGTGAGGTGTTCGAGGCCATGGAGCGCGCGCGTGTCGAAGCGGTCGGCGCCAACCGCATGAGCGGCATGGCCGACAACCTCGCGGCGAAGTGCGAGGACGAGTTCGGTCAGGGCCGCTTCGAAAACATTTCGGATCGCAACGAGGCCCCGCTCGGCAGCGCGCTGGGGCTTCTCGTGCGCGAGCGGCTGACGGGGCGCGCCCCGCCGGAAGGTGCGCGGGCTCTGGTCGATCTCTGGCGTCCTCACATCGAGGAGCGCGCCGAGGGCGTCTTCCATCGAATGAAGGGGGTCGCCGAGGATCAGGAGAGCTTCGGTCGCCTCGTGCGCGACATTCTTAAGGCGCTCGACCTCGCCGAGGATCTCGCCGAAGGCCAATCCGAAGAAACCGAGGAGCAGACCTCCGAGGAGCAGCCGGACGCTGGTGAGGCCGAAGCGGAAAGCGAAGATCAGGGCGGCGAAGGGGCCGAGGAGGAGCGCGAGCAGGAGCGCTCGGAAGGCGAAGCCGGCGAGTCCGAGCAGCCGATGGAGCAGCCCCAAAGCGACGATTTCGATGCCGACGCCGACGAGCCGGACGGCCTCGAGACGAGCGAGCCGTGGCGCCCCAATGTGTCGGTTCTCGATAACCCAGAGCCCTTCGGCTACAAGGTCTACACACGCGCCTACGACGAGGAGGTCGCCGCCGAGGAGATCTCCAATCCCGAGGAACTCGAGCGCCTGCGTACGTTCCTCGACAAGGAGCTGAAGTCGCTCGCGAGCATCGTCGCGCGCTTGGCCAACCGCCTGCAGCGCCGTCTGCTTGCACAGCAGAACCGCGCCTGGGACTTCGACCTGGAGGAAGGCGCCCTCGACGTGGCGCGCCTGACGCGCATCGTCACCGACCCCATGCATCCGCTCTCGTTCAAGCGCGAGCGCGATACCGATTTCCGCGACACTGTCGTCACATTGCTGCTCGACAACTCCGGCTCCATGCGCGGGCGGCCGATCATGGTGGCGGCCTGCTGCGCGGACATCCTGGCGCGGACGTTGGAGCGATGCGGCGTCAAGGTCGAGATCCTGGGCTTCACGACCCGGGCCTGGAAAGGCGGCCAGTCGCGCGAGGATTGGCTCGCCGCCGGCAAACCGTCGACGCCCGGCCGCCTCAACGACCTGCGCCACATCATCTACAAGACGGCGGATGCGCCGTGGCGGCGCGCCAAGCGCTCGCTGGCGCTCATGATGCGCGAGGGACTTCTGAAGGAGAACATCGACGGCGAGGCGCTGGCCTGGGCCTATCAGCGGCTGATGGCACGCTCCGAGCAGCGTCGCATCCTGATGATGATTTCCGACGGCGCCCCCGTCGACGACTCGACGCTGTCGGTGAACTCAGGCAGCTACCTCGAGCAGCACCTGCGCAAGGTCATAGAGGAGATCGAAACCCGCTCTCCTGTGGAGCTGATCGCCATCGGCATCGGCCACGACGTGACGCGCTACTACGCACGTGCGGTTACGATCTCCGATCCGAGCGAGCTCGCGGGCGCCATGACGGACAAGCTGGTCGAGCTGTTCGAGGAAACGCCGAAGGGAATGCCGACGCGCGCGCCCGGCCGCGGCCGCCTGCGCCGCGCGAGTTAG
- a CDS encoding esterase-like activity of phytase family protein yields the protein MIALATALSGSGAATAQKKPDTSGMETHAIEVRARPIQRFSRGGADKGAKLSPRLEWRGGLVLSSPSRYFGGWSGLALAGDGKSFVAVSDAGAWMTGKIAYDASGKPEDLRDTRIGALLNRKGGPLARERERDAEALALAGGTPSNGTAYIAFEQVDRIGLFKIEKGRLGKPSSYLKMPREAARMRMDGIEALTVLAGGPRKGALVAFAEHPLRGEDVHRGWIWLSDTPRGFTVAGIEGFGITDAASLPDGSVLVLERRFRWLEGLRVRLRQIDAGSIGPGSVAKGKVLLEANHASSEIDNLEALAVSTGEDGETVLTLMSDDNYNRFLQRTVLLQFTLHEEAVAEASGAAKAKGPPAAQ from the coding sequence GTGATTGCACTCGCAACGGCCCTTTCGGGTTCGGGCGCTGCCACGGCGCAGAAGAAGCCCGATACGTCCGGCATGGAGACGCACGCGATCGAGGTGCGCGCTCGCCCGATCCAGCGCTTCTCGCGTGGTGGTGCTGACAAGGGCGCCAAGCTCTCCCCGCGCCTCGAATGGCGTGGCGGGCTGGTGCTTTCCTCGCCCTCGCGCTACTTCGGCGGCTGGTCGGGTCTCGCGCTGGCCGGCGACGGCAAGAGCTTTGTCGCCGTGTCGGATGCCGGTGCCTGGATGACGGGCAAGATCGCCTACGATGCGTCCGGCAAACCCGAGGACCTTCGCGATACCCGCATTGGCGCCCTCCTCAACAGGAAGGGCGGCCCGCTCGCCCGCGAGCGGGAGCGCGATGCTGAGGCCCTCGCGCTCGCCGGCGGCACGCCGTCGAACGGCACGGCCTACATCGCCTTCGAGCAGGTCGACCGCATCGGCCTCTTCAAAATTGAAAAGGGTAGGCTCGGCAAACCGTCCTCGTATCTCAAGATGCCGAGAGAGGCGGCGCGCATGCGCATGGACGGCATCGAGGCGCTGACGGTGCTCGCGGGCGGCCCCCGCAAAGGAGCGCTTGTCGCCTTCGCCGAGCATCCCTTGCGCGGAGAAGACGTGCATCGCGGCTGGATCTGGCTATCCGACACGCCCCGCGGCTTCACCGTCGCGGGCATCGAAGGCTTCGGTATCACCGACGCCGCAAGCTTGCCCGACGGCAGCGTGCTCGTACTGGAGCGCCGGTTCCGTTGGCTGGAGGGGCTGCGCGTGCGCCTGCGCCAGATCGATGCAGGGAGCATCGGCCCTGGCTCTGTGGCGAAGGGCAAGGTGCTGCTCGAGGCGAACCATGCCTCGTCCGAGATCGACAACCTCGAAGCCCTCGCCGTCTCGACGGGAGAGGACGGCGAGACCGTGCTGACCTTGATGTCGGACGACAACTACAATCGCTTCCTGCAGCGCACAGTGCTCCTGCAATTCACGCTGCATGAGGAGGCCGTGGCAGAGGCCTCCGGAGCAGCAAAAGCAAAAGGCCCTCCCGCCGCACAATGA
- a CDS encoding CAP domain-containing protein yields MYRVALPVLLVASLALGACSLNTGAISSGYNGPSESASLSPRGSSGLTGSGTTTASIDRSSRSSLSGGGTQVAAYTPDKAPRGSFEKAPRGALSDRDYTATALNPERARDLINQYRAENGLKPLKLNPALSEAAKAHSRDLAKWDRISHYGSDGSNPWDRVKRTGYKPRVAAENVGTGQVTFEEVLRGWKESPGHNKNLLLADGREMGLALVQDPKTEFKSFWTLVVGTSM; encoded by the coding sequence ATGTATCGCGTCGCCCTACCGGTTCTCCTCGTGGCCTCCCTGGCCCTTGGGGCTTGCAGCCTCAACACGGGCGCCATTTCTTCCGGATACAACGGACCCAGCGAGAGCGCCTCGCTCAGCCCGCGCGGCAGCTCCGGCCTCACCGGCTCCGGCACCACGACAGCCTCCATCGACCGCAGCTCGCGCTCGTCGCTCAGCGGCGGTGGTACCCAGGTGGCTGCCTATACGCCCGACAAGGCGCCGCGCGGCTCGTTCGAGAAAGCCCCGCGCGGAGCGCTTTCGGACCGCGACTACACCGCGACGGCGCTCAATCCCGAGCGTGCGCGCGACCTCATCAACCAGTATCGCGCCGAGAATGGGCTGAAACCGCTCAAGCTCAATCCGGCGCTCAGCGAGGCTGCAAAGGCGCACAGCCGCGACCTCGCGAAGTGGGACCGCATCTCACACTATGGCTCCGACGGCTCGAACCCGTGGGATCGCGTCAAGCGGACGGGCTACAAGCCGCGCGTCGCGGCCGAGAACGTCGGCACAGGGCAGGTGACCTTCGAGGAGGTGCTCCGTGGCTGGAAGGAAAGCCCCGGGCACAACAAGAACCTCTTGCTCGCGGACGGGCGGGAGATGGGGCTTGCGCTGGTGCAGGACCCGAAGACGGAGTTCAAGTCTTTCTGGACGCTCGTGGTCGGCACCTCGATGTGA